Proteins co-encoded in one Ziziphus jujuba cultivar Dongzao chromosome 9, ASM3175591v1 genomic window:
- the LOC132799457 gene encoding receptor-like protein EIX2, whose product MKHSSTFINGKCFFICLCGILFLTKLSFSTGELEVACRDAERKALDKFKRGLADPSGRLSSWVGDDCCRWEGVSCNNRTRHVVELNLRSPSSNSLDGDGTTQTLSGKIDPSLIVLKDLNYLDLSKIDFGGSQIPSFIGSLQSLRYLNLSGASFGGTIPPSLGNLSRLVYLDLNKVDQFELTKSSLYWLSSLSSLKYLHLGGWDLSMSATDWLQTVNRLPTLLELHLPFCQLSNLPLTLLSLNFTSLVVLDLSNNGFNSTIPDWLFNLKSLVHLDLNSNNLYGPLLDKIAYLGSLQKLDLSLNTIEGQLSKNLGKLCNLRSLDLSQNRITGEITDVLDSLLRCSRSSLKTLNLGYNELKGNLPNSLGYLKSLTYLQMSDNLFQGSLPNSIGNLTSLEEISLSSNILSGIPKSLGQLSKLTVLDISENIWEGVITETHLANLSSLTELTMDKVSPNISLVFKINSDWIPPFKLTYLLIRSCQLGPKFPTWLKNQSELTFVILNNAMISDTIPNWFLNLDLRLGRLEMAYNQLSGRVPNSFRFNKESIADLSTNRFQGPLPIWSSNITIFSLRDNLFSEPIPPNIGEAMPLLSDLDISENSLSGSIPLSIGNLTGLTTLIISNNKLSGQIPHLWEDKQFLYIVDMSNNNLSGTIPTTMGSLSSLELLVLSNNKLSGELPSSLQNCANMVNLDLGDNRFTGKLPAWIGESMHNLLILSLRSNSFSGNIPHQFCGLSKLHIMDLSHNHLTGHIPHCIGNLSGLKSEGIDEITYQGKLKVVAKGRALLYDSTLYLFNSIDLSNNNLSGGIPMELTKLIKLGTLNLSMNHLTGQIPSTIGNLEWIETLYISMNHISGPIPLSMTSLTFLNHLNLSYNNLSGKIPTTNQFLTFDDPSIYEGNVGLCGRPLLTECPNHSGQSKPRGDEEDGDGDGDGGDKFEKLGLIISIVIGFFVGFWGVCGTLIIKRSWRIAYFRFAERVKSVCLSMF is encoded by the coding sequence ATGAAACATAGCAGCACTTTCATTAATGGAAAGTGTTTCTTTATATGTCTGTGCGGAATTCTATTTCTAACAAAGCTCAGTTTTTCCACTGGTGAGCTTGAGGTAGCATGCCGAGATGCTGAGAGGAAAGCGCTTGACAAGTTCAAGCGAGGCCTAGCAGATCCCTCTGGTAGGCTTTCATCATGGGTGGGAGATGATTGTTGTAGATGGGAAGGAGTAAGCTGCAACAACAGAACCAGACACGTGGTCGAGCTCAATCTTCGCAGCCCCTCCTCAAACAGTTTGGATGGTGATGGAACAACACAAACTTTGAGCGGTAAGATTGATCCATCCTTGATTGTTCTGAAAGATCTAAATTACTTGGACTTGAGCAAGATTGATTTTGGAGGTTCCCAAATTCCCTCTTTCATTGGATCATTACAAAGCTTGAGATATCTCAATCTTTCTGGTGCATCTTTTGGTGGAACTATTCCACCAAGTCTTGGGAACCTATCAAGATTGGTATATCTTGATCTCAATAAAGTTGACCAATTTGAGTTAACCAAAAGTAGCCTGTACTGGCTTTCTAGTCTGTCTTCTTTAAAATACCTTCATTTAGGAGGTTGGGACTTGTCCATGTCTGCAACAGATTGGCTACAAACCGTTAACAGACTTCCAACACTCCTGGAATTGCACTTACCCTTTTGTCAACTTTCCAACCTTCCTTTAACCCTTCTTTCTCTTAATTTCACCTCTCTTGTGGTGCTTGATCTCTCAAACAATGGATTCAACTCCACAATACCAGACTGGCTGTTCAATCTCAAAAGCCTGGTTCATCTTGACCTTAACTCCAACAACTTATATGGGCCACTTCTAGATAAAATTGCTTATTTAGGGTCACTTCAAAAGCTTGACCTTTCACTGAATACCATTGAGGGTCAGTTGTCAAAAAACTTGGGTAAATTATGCAATTTGCGGAGTCTGGATCTTTCGCAAAATAGAATTACAGGTGAAATAACTGATGTTTTGGATAGCTTATTGAGATGCTCCAGAAGCAGCTTAAAGACTTTGAATTTGGGGTACAATGAGCTGAAAGGAAATCTACCTAACTCTTTAGGATATTTAAAGAGTTTAACGTACCTTCAAATGTCAGATAACCTATTTCAAGGCTCACTCCCAAACTCAATTGGAAACTTGACGTCTTTGGAAGAAATTTCACTATCCAGTAATATACTGAGTGGTATCCCAAAGAGTCTTGGACAGCTCTCAAAGCTGACTGTGCTAGACATCTCAGAGAACATATGGGAAGGTGTCATAACCGAAACTCATCTCGCTAATCTTTCAAGCTTGACAGAGCTGACAATGGATAAAGTATCCCCAAATATTTCTTTGGTCTTCAAAATTAACTCTGATTGGATACCTCCTTTTAAACTCACGTACCTCCTCATAAGATCATGCCAATTGGGTCCCAAATTTCCTACCTGGCTTAAAAATCAAAGTGAGCTGACCTTTGTAATACTCAACAATGCTATGATTTCAGACACCATACCAAACTGGTTTTTGAATTTGGATTTGCGGCTCGGCAGACTGGAAATGGCTTATAATCAACTAAGCGGCAGGGTGCCAAACTCATTCAGATTCAACAAGGAAAGCATTGCCGACCTGAGTACAAATAGATTTCAGGGTCCTCTTCCAATTTGGTCATCAAACATTACCATCTTTTCTCTAAGGGACAATCTGTTTTCTGAGCCAATTCCCCCTAACATTGGTGAAGCAATGCCTTTGCTATCAGATTTAGATATCTCTGAAAACTCTTTGAGTGGAAGCATTCCCTTGTCCATTGGAAATCTAACGGGATTGACAACCTTAATTATCTCCAACAATAAACTATCAGGTCAGATTCCTCATTTGTGGGAAGATAAACAATTCTTGTATATAGTGGACATGTCAAATAACAATCTTTCAGGAACAATCCCAACAACAATGGGTTCTCTAAGTTcacttgaattattggttctcTCAAACAACAAACTTTCAGGTGAACTTCCttcatctttgcaaaactgCGCTAACATGGTTAATTTGGATCTTGGAGATAACAGATTTACAGGTAAGCTTCCAGCTTGGATAGGAGAAAGTATGCACAACTTGTTGATCTTGAGCTTGCGGTCCAACTCCTTCAGTGGGAACATTCCTCATCAGTTTTGTGGGCTTTCCAAACTTCACATAATGGACCTGTCTCACAATCATCTCACCGGTCACATTCCACATTGCATTGGCAATCTTAGTGGCTTGAAATCTGAAGGCATAGACGAAATCACATACCAAGGAAAATTGAAGGTGGTGGCGAAAGGAAGAGCTCTGTTATATGATTCCACCTTATACCTCTTTAATAGCATTGACCTATCAAACAATAACTTATCGGGAGGTATACCAATGGAACTAACAAAACTCATAAAACTTGGTACTTTAAATTTGTCCATGAATCATTTGACAGGACAAATCCCATCTACCATTGGGAATTTAGAGTGGATTGAAACTCTTTATATCTCCATGAACCATATTTCTGGTCCAATCCCACTTTCAATGACTTCTTTAACATTTCTGAACCATCTCAATCTCTCGTACAATAACTTGTCCGGAAAAATCCCAACCACCAATCAGTTTCTGACCTTTGATGACCCATCAATCTACGAAGGAAATGTCGGTCTCTGTGGAAGACCTTTGTTAACTGAATGTCCTAATCACAGTGGCCAAAGTAAACCAAGAGGTGATGAAGAAGACGGAGATGGAGATGGAGATGGTGGAGATAAATTTGAGAAACTGGGCTTAATTATCAGCATTGTGATTGGGTTTTTTGTGGGATTTTGGGGAGTTTGTGGAACTTTGATCATCAAGAGGTCTTGGAGAATTGCGTATTTCCGCTTTGCTGAAAGAGTGAAGAGCGTCTGCTTGTCAATGTTTTGA
- the LOC107435782 gene encoding uncharacterized protein LOC107435782 isoform X2, which yields MCWLLVWAIVFIYGTLVVASVCSVGWAQRGTHLAVGTSNGKVQRASSRMKMGWRSGPRRSHSPVNRRKQSSIGQDGIIF from the exons ATGTGTTGGCTGTTGGTTTGGGCAATTGTGTTTATTTATGGAACGCTTGTAGTAGCAAG TGTTTGTTCAGTGGGTTGGGCTCAGCGTGGAACACATCTGGCTGTTGGAACCAGCAATGGAAAAGTTCAG AGAGCTTCAAGCCGTATGAAGATGGGATGGCGTAGTGGCCCTAGACGAAGCCATAGCCCAGTTAACCGTCGAAAGCAGAGCAGCATCGGACAAGATGGG attattttttaa
- the LOC107435782 gene encoding uncharacterized protein LOC107435782 isoform X1 produces MCWLLVWAIVFIYGTLVVASVCSVGWAQRGTHLAVGTSNGKVQRASSRMKMGWRSGPRRSHSPVNRRKQSSIGQDGLKDACSVNDYVLFHYISNL; encoded by the exons ATGTGTTGGCTGTTGGTTTGGGCAATTGTGTTTATTTATGGAACGCTTGTAGTAGCAAG TGTTTGTTCAGTGGGTTGGGCTCAGCGTGGAACACATCTGGCTGTTGGAACCAGCAATGGAAAAGTTCAG AGAGCTTCAAGCCGTATGAAGATGGGATGGCGTAGTGGCCCTAGACGAAGCCATAGCCCAGTTAACCGTCGAAAGCAGAGCAGCATCGGACAAGATGGG CTAAAGGATGCTTGCTCTGTAAATGACTATGTATTGTTTCACTACATTTCTAATTTGTAA